Proteins from a genomic interval of Quercus robur chromosome 9, dhQueRobu3.1, whole genome shotgun sequence:
- the LOC126699247 gene encoding putative 12-oxophytodienoate reductase 11 isoform X16 produces MAAEAPTIPLLTPYKLGKFNLSHRVVLAPMGRQRSYGNVPQPHAILYYSQRTTKGGLLIAEALGISDTAQGFSDTPGIWTKEQVEAWKPIVDVVHAKGGVFFCQILHVGRVSNQGFQPNGQAPLSASDKPLTPQIQSNGIDVADFTPPRRLRTEEIPQIVNDFRLAARNAIEAGFDGVEIHGAHGFLIDQFMKDQVNDRTDHYGGSLENRCRFALEIVEAVTNEIGADRVGIRLSPFADYMQCGDSNPKDLGLYMVESLNKYGILYCHMVEPRMKTGEEKCESPHSLVPMRKAFKGNFIVAGGYDREDGNKAIAENHADLVAYGRHFLANPDLPKRFKLNAPLNKYNRDTFYTSDPVLGYTDYPFLEDIA; encoded by the exons ATGGCTGCTGAAGCTCCCACCATTCCTCTTCTTACTCCTTACAAACTGGGCAAGTTCAACCTTTCCCATAG aGTTGTTTTGGCACCAATGGGCAGACAGAGATCTTATGGCAATGTTCCTCAACCACATGCTATCTTATATTATTCTCAGAGAACCACCAAAGGTGGTCTACTAATAGCTGAAGCCCTTGGAATTTCTGACACTGCTCAAGG GTTTTCAGACACACCTGGTATATGGACAAAAGAGCAAGTTGAAGCCTGGAAACCCATCGTAGATGTTGTTCATGCCAAAGGAGGAGTTttcttttgtcaaattttgCATGTGGGGAGGGTTTCAAATCAAG GTTTTCAGCCAAATGGTCAAGCCCCACTTTCAGCCTCTGACAAGCCTTTGACCCCTCAAATTCAATCTAATGGAATTGACGTTGCAGACTTCACTCCTCCAAGGCGGTTAAGGACAGAGGAAATTCCTCAAATTGTCAATGATTTTAGACTTGCTGCAAGGAATGCTATTGAAGCTG GCTTTGATGGAGTGGAGATCCATGGGGCGCATGGTTTCCTAATTGACCAGTTTATGAAGGATCAAGTGAATGATCGAACGGATCATTATGGTGGATCCCTCGAAAATCGTTGCCGGTTTGCTCTGGAAATAGTTGAAGCTGTTACTAATGAGATAGGAGCAGACAGGGTTGGTATAAGGCTATCTCCTTTTGCAGACTACATGCAATGTGGAGACTCAAATCCAAAAGATTTGGGCCTTTACATGGTTGAATCCTTAAACAAATATGGGATTCTTTATTGCCACATGGTTGAGCCGAGAATGAAGACAGGCGAAGAAAAGTGTGAAAGTCCCCATAGTCTTGTGCCAATGAGAAAGGCCTTTAAGGGTAACTTTATTGTTGCTGGGGGTTATGACAGGGAAGATGGGAACAAAGCTATTGCTGAAAACCATGCAGATCTTGTTGCTTATGGTCGTCATTTTCTAGCCAATCCAGATTTGCCTAAGAGATTTAAGCTCAATGCTCCTCTCAACAAGTACAACAGAGACACATTCTACACCTCTGACCCTGTCCTTGGATACACTGATTATCCATTCCTCGAAGACATTGCTtag
- the LOC126699247 gene encoding 12-oxophytodienoate reductase 2-like isoform X2 codes for MAAEAATIPLLTPYKLGKFNLSHRVVLAPLTRQRSYGNVPQPHAILYYSQRTSKGGLLIAEATGVSDTAQGYPDTPGIWTKEQVEAWKPIVDAVHAKGGVFFCQIWHVGRVSNQGFQPNGQAPISSSDKPLTPQIRANGIDVADFSPPRRLRIEEIPQIVNDFRLAARNAIEAGFDGVEIHGAHGYLIDQFMKDQVNDRTDQYGGSLENRCRFALEIVEAVSKEIGADRVGIRLSPFANYMESGDSNPEALGLYMAESLNKYGILYCHMVEPRMKTVGEKSECPHSLVPMRKAFKGSFFVAGGYDREDGNKAIAENRADLVVYGRLFLANPDLPKRFKLNSPLNKYNRDTFYISDPVLGYTDYPFLEDIA; via the exons ATGGCTGCTGAAGCTGCTACCATTCCTCTTCTAACTCCTTACAAACTGGGCAAGTTCAACCTTTCCCATAG GGTTGTTTTGGCACCATTGACCAGACAGAGATCTTATGGCAATGTTCCTCAGCCACATGCTATCTTATATTATTCTCAGAGAACCTCCAAAGGTGGTCTACTGATAGCTGAAGCCACTGGAGTTTCTGACACTGCTCAAGG GTATCCAGACACACCTGGTATATGGACAAAAGAGCAAGTTGAAGCCTGGAAACCCATTGTAGATGCTGTTCATGCCAAAGGTGGAGTTTTCTTTTGTCAAATTTGGCATGTGGGGAGGGTTTCAAATCAAG GTTTTCAGCCAAATGGTCAAGCCCCAATTTCTTCCTCTGACAAGCCTTTGACCCCTCAAATTCGAGCTAATGGAATTGACGTTGCAGACTTCAGTCCTCCAAGGCGGCTAAGGATAGAGGAAATTCCTCAAATTGTCAATGATTTTAGGCTTGCTGCAAGGAATGCTATTGAAGCTG GCTTTGATGGAGTAGAGATCCATGGGGCTCATGGTTACCTAATTGACCAGTTTATGAAAGATCAAGTGAATGATCGAACGGATCAATATGGTGGATCCCTTGAAAATCGTTGCCGGTTTGCTCTGGAAATTGTTGAAGCTGTTTCTAAAGAGATAGGAGCAGACAGGGTTGGAATAAGGCTATCTCCTTTTGCAAACTACATGGAATCCGGAGACTCAAATCCAGAAGCTTTGGGCCTTTACATGGCTGAATCCTTAAACAAATATGGGATTCTTTATTGCCACATGGTTGAGCCAAGAATGAAGACAGTTGGAGAAAAGAGTGAATGTCCCCATAGTCTTGTGCCAATGAGAAAGGCTTTTAAGGGGAGCTTTTTTGTTGCTGGGGGTTATGACAGGGAAGATGGGAACAAAGCTATTGCTGAAAACCGTGCGGATCTTGTTGTTTATGGTCGTCTGTTTTTAGCTAATCCAGATTTGCCTAAGAGATTTAAGCTCAATTCTCCTCTCAACAAGTACAACAGAGACACATTCTACAT
- the LOC126699247 gene encoding putative 12-oxophytodienoate reductase 11 isoform X14, which yields MAAEAPTIPLLTPYKLGKFNLSHRVVLAPMGRQRSYGNVPQPHAILYYSQRTTKGGLLIAEALGISDTAQGFSDTPGIWTKEQVEAWKPIVDVVHAKGGVFFCQILHVGRVSNQGFQPNGQAPLSASDKPLTPQIQSNGIDVADFTPPRRLRTEEIPQIVNDFRLAARNAIEAGFDGVEIHGAHGFLIDQFMKDQVNDRTDHYGGSLENRCRFALEIVEAVTNEIGADRVGIRLSPFADYMQCGDSNPKDLGLYMVESLNKYGILYCHMVEPRMKTGEEKCESPHSLVPMRKAFKGNFIVAGGYDREDGNKAIAENHADLVAYGRHFLANPDLPKRFKLNAPLNKYNRETFYTSDPVLGYTDYPFLEDIA from the exons ATGGCTGCTGAAGCTCCCACCATTCCTCTTCTTACTCCTTACAAACTGGGCAAGTTCAACCTTTCCCATAG aGTTGTTTTGGCACCAATGGGCAGACAGAGATCTTATGGCAATGTTCCTCAACCACATGCTATCTTATATTATTCTCAGAGAACCACCAAAGGTGGTCTACTAATAGCTGAAGCCCTTGGAATTTCTGACACTGCTCAAGG GTTTTCAGACACACCTGGTATATGGACAAAAGAGCAAGTTGAAGCCTGGAAACCCATCGTAGATGTTGTTCATGCCAAAGGAGGAGTTttcttttgtcaaattttgCATGTGGGGAGGGTTTCAAATCAAG GTTTTCAGCCAAATGGTCAAGCCCCACTTTCAGCCTCTGACAAGCCTTTGACCCCTCAAATTCAATCTAATGGAATTGACGTTGCAGACTTCACTCCTCCAAGGCGGTTAAGGACAGAGGAAATTCCTCAAATTGTCAATGATTTTAGACTTGCTGCAAGGAATGCTATTGAAGCTG GCTTTGATGGAGTGGAGATCCATGGGGCGCATGGTTTCCTAATTGACCAGTTTATGAAGGATCAAGTGAATGATCGAACGGATCATTATGGTGGATCCCTCGAAAATCGTTGCCGGTTTGCTCTGGAAATAGTTGAAGCTGTTACTAATGAGATAGGAGCAGACAGGGTTGGTATAAGGCTATCTCCTTTTGCAGACTACATGCAATGTGGAGACTCAAATCCAAAAGATTTGGGCCTTTACATGGTTGAATCCTTAAACAAATATGGGATTCTTTATTGCCACATGGTTGAGCCGAGAATGAAGACAGGCGAAGAAAAGTGTGAAAGTCCCCATAGTCTTGTGCCAATGAGAAAGGCCTTTAAGGGTAACTTTATTGTTGCTGGGGGTTATGACAGGGAAGATGGGAACAAAGCTATTGCTGAAAACCATGCAGATCTTGTTGCTTATGGTCGTCATTTTCTAGCCAATCCAGATTTGC
- the LOC126699247 gene encoding 12-oxophytodienoate reductase 2-like isoform X1 — protein sequence MAAEAPTIPLLTPYKLGKFNLSHRVVLAPLTRQRSYGNVPQPHAILYYSQRTSKGGLLIAEATGVSDTAQGYPDTPGIWTKEQVEAWKPIVDAVHAKGGVFFCQIWHVGRVSNQGFQPNGQAPISSSDKPLTPQIRANGIDVADFSPPRRLRIEEIPQIVNDFRLAARNAIEAGFDGVEIHGAHGYLIDQFMKDQVNDRTDQYGGSLENRCRFALEIVEAVSKEIGADRVGIRLSPFANYMESGDSNPEALGLYMAESLNKYGILYCHMVEPRMKTVGEKSECPHSLVPMRKAFKGSFFVAGGYDREDGNKAIAENRADLVVYGRLFLANPDLPKRFKLNSPLNKYNRDTFYISDPVLGYSDYPFLEDIA from the exons GGTTGTTTTGGCACCATTGACCAGACAGAGATCTTATGGCAATGTTCCTCAGCCACATGCTATCTTATATTATTCTCAGAGAACCTCCAAAGGTGGTCTACTGATAGCTGAAGCCACTGGAGTTTCTGACACTGCTCAAGG GTATCCAGACACACCTGGTATATGGACAAAAGAGCAAGTTGAAGCCTGGAAACCCATTGTAGATGCTGTTCATGCCAAAGGTGGAGTTTTCTTTTGTCAAATTTGGCATGTGGGGAGGGTTTCAAATCAAG GTTTTCAGCCAAATGGTCAAGCCCCAATTTCTTCCTCTGACAAGCCTTTGACCCCTCAAATTCGAGCTAATGGAATTGACGTTGCAGACTTCAGTCCTCCAAGGCGGCTAAGGATAGAGGAAATTCCTCAAATTGTCAATGATTTTAGGCTTGCTGCAAGGAATGCTATTGAAGCTG GCTTTGATGGAGTAGAGATCCATGGGGCTCATGGTTACCTAATTGACCAGTTTATGAAAGATCAAGTGAATGATCGAACGGATCAATATGGTGGATCCCTTGAAAATCGTTGCCGGTTTGCTCTGGAAATTGTTGAAGCTGTTTCTAAAGAGATAGGAGCAGACAGGGTTGGAATAAGGCTATCTCCTTTTGCAAACTACATGGAATCCGGAGACTCAAATCCAGAAGCTTTGGGCCTTTACATGGCTGAATCCTTAAACAAATATGGGATTCTTTATTGCCACATGGTTGAGCCAAGAATGAAGACAGTTGGAGAAAAGAGTGAATGTCCCCATAGTCTTGTGCCAATGAGAAAGGCTTTTAAGGGGAGCTTTTTTGTTGCTGGGGGTTATGACAGGGAAGATGGGAACAAAGCTATTGCTGAAAACCGTGCGGATCTTGTTGTTTATGGTCGTCTGTTTTTAGCTAATCCAGATTTGCCTAAGAGATTTAAGCTCAATTCTCCTCTCAACAAGTACAACAGAGACACATTCTACATCTCTGACCCTGTCCTTGGATACAGTGATTATCCATTCCTTGAAGACATTGCTtag
- the LOC126699247 gene encoding 12-oxophytodienoate reductase 2-like isoform X4 has translation MAAEAATIPLLTPYKLGKFNLSHRVVLAPLTRQRSYGNVPQPHAILYYSQRTSKGGLLIAEATGVSDTAQGYPDTPGIWTKEQVEAWKPIVDAVHAKGGVFFCQIWHVGRVSNQGFQPNGQAPISSSDKPLTPQIRANGIDVADFSPPRRLRIEEIPQIVNDFRLAARNAIEAGFDGVEIHGAHGYLIDQFMKDQVNDRTDQYGGSLENRCRFALEIVEAVSKEIGADRVGIRLSPFANYMESGDSNPEALGLYMAESLNKYGILYCHMVEPRMKTVGEKSECPHSLVPMRKAFKGSFFVAGGYDREDGNKAIAENRADLVVYGRLFLANPDLPKRFKLNSPLNKYNRDTFYISDPVLGYTDYPFLEDIA, from the exons ATGGCTGCTGAAGCTGCTACCATTCCTCTTCTAACTCCTTACAAACTGGGCAAGTTCAACCTTTCCCATAG GGTTGTTTTGGCACCATTGACCAGACAGAGATCTTATGGCAATGTTCCTCAGCCACATGCTATCTTATATTATTCTCAGAGAACCTCCAAAGGTGGTCTACTGATAGCTGAAGCCACTGGAGTTTCTGACACTGCTCAAGG GTATCCAGACACACCTGGTATATGGACAAAAGAGCAAGTTGAAGCCTGGAAACCCATTGTAGATGCTGTTCATGCCAAAGGTGGAGTTTTCTTTTGTCAAATTTGGCATGTGGGGAGGGTTTCAAATCAAG GTTTTCAGCCAAATGGTCAAGCCCCAATTTCTTCCTCTGACAAGCCTTTGACCCCTCAAATTCGAGCTAATGGAATTGACGTTGCAGACTTCAGTCCTCCAAGGCGGCTAAGGATAGAGGAAATTCCTCAAATTGTCAATGATTTTAGGCTTGCTGCAAGGAATGCTATTGAAGCTG GCTTTGATGGAGTAGAGATCCATGGGGCTCATGGTTACCTAATTGACCAGTTTATGAAAGATCAAGTGAATGATCGAACGGATCAATATGGTGGATCCCTTGAAAATCGTTGCCGGTTTGCTCTGGAAATTGTTGAAGCTGTTTCTAAAGAGATAGGAGCAGACAGGGTTGGAATAAGGCTATCTCCTTTTGCAAACTACATGGAATCCGGAGACTCAAATCCAGAAGCTTTGGGCCTTTACATGGCTGAATCCTTAAACAAATATGGGATTCTTTATTGCCACATGGTTGAGCCAAGAATGAAGACAGTTGGAGAAAAGAGTGAATGTCCCCATAGTCTTGTGCCAATGAGAAAGGCTTTTAAGGGGAGCTTTTTTGTTGCTGGGGGTTATGACAGGGAAGATGGGAACAAAGCTATTGCTGAAAACCGTGCGGATCTTGTTGTTTATGGTCGTCTGTTTTTAGCTAATCCAGATTTGCCTAAGAGATTTAAGCTCAATTCTCCTCTCAACAAGTACAACAGAGACACATTCTACAT CTCTGACCCTGTCCTTGGATACACTGATTATCCATTCCTCGAAGACATTGCTtag